A section of the Drosophila sechellia strain sech25 chromosome 3L, ASM438219v1, whole genome shotgun sequence genome encodes:
- the LOC6610347 gene encoding transmembrane protein 184B isoform X2: MSTTAASLIEAALNASSGNATATTAGSLEATGKPNYVVQVKNTPMSTPLDPLLHVGDGIFLQTKTAQVLAGVCVWAALFITCQQIYQHLRWYTNPQEQRWIVRILFIVPIYATYSWISLLFFNSDNVYIYFFTVRDCYEAFVIYNFLSLCYEYLGGEGNIMSEIRGKPIKTSCLYGTCCLKGKTYTIGFLRFCKQATLQFCLVKPLVAFIIIFLQAFGHYHDGDWSADGGYIYITIIYNISVSLALYGLYLFYFATRDLLTPFEPVLKFCTIKSVIFLSFWQGVGLAILEKANVISPIVDSAGTVTVEPGTVSAGYQNFFICIEMLFAAIALRYAFPYQVYARSCISDGHGRSVTMQSISSSLKETMNPKDIMTDAIHNFHPQYQQYTQYSSEVTSAQRYEKL, encoded by the exons ATGAGCACAACCGCCGCCAGTCTCATCGAGGCGGCTCTAAATGCCAGTAGTGGAAACGCCACGGCTACGACTGCGGGATCGCTTGAGGCTACAGGGAAGCCCAACTACGTGGTGCAGGTAAAGAACACTCCGATGAGCACGCCGCTGGACCCGCTGCTCCACGTGGGCGATGGCATCTTCCTGCAGACAAAGACCGCCCAGGTCCTAGCTGGGGTGTGCGTCTGGGCCGCCCTCTTCATCACCTGTCAACAG ATCTACCAGCACCTGCGCTGGTACACGAATCCGCAGGAGCAGCGCTGGATCGTGCGCATTCTGTTCATTGTGCCCATCTATGCCACCTACTCCTGGATCAGTCTGCTCTTCTTCAACTCGGACAACGTATACATCTACTTCTTTACGGTGCGCGACTGCTACGAAG CCTTTGTCATCTACAACTTCTTGTCGCTGTGCTATGAGTACCTGGGCGGCGAGGGCAACATAATGTCGGAGATTCGCGGCAAGCCCATCAAGACCTCGTGCCTGTATGGCACCTGCTGTCTGAAGGGCAAGACCTACACGATTGGCTTCCTGCGCTTCTGCAAGCAGGCCACTCTGCAGTTCTGCCTGGTCAAGCCGCTGGTGGccttcatcatcatctttcTGCAGGCATTTGGCCACTACCACGATGGCGATTGGAG TGCTGATGGCGGTTACATTTACATCACGATTATCTACAACATCTCCGTGTCGCTGGCGTTGTATGGCCTCTATTTGTTCTACTTCGCCACGCGTGACCTGCTGACTCCGTTCGAGCCCGTGCTGAAGTTCTGCACCATCAAGTCGGTCATCTTCTTGTCCTTCTGGCAGGGCGTGGGTCTGGCCATCCTGGAGAAGGCCAATGTTATCTCGCCCATTGTGGACAGTGCAGGCACTGTCACCGTGGAACCCGGTACCGTCTCCGCCGGATACCAGAACTTCTTCATCTGCATCGAAATGCTGTTCGCCGCCATCGCGCTGCGCTATGCATTCCCCTATCAG GTCTACGCACGCAGCTGCATCAGCGATGGCCACGGACGGTCTGTCACCATGCAGTCCATTTCCAGCAGTCTTAAG GAAACGATGAATCCCAAGGATATTATGACAGATGCTATACACAACTTCCATCCGCAGTACCAGCAGTACACGCAGTACAGCTCAG AAGTAACCTCGGCTCAGCGTTACGAAAAGCTCTAA
- the LOC6610345 gene encoding uncharacterized protein LOC6610345 isoform X1, translating into MSVIIRLQNLPWTANARDIRNFFSGLSIPEGGVHIIGGEMGDAFIAFSTDEDARCAMLKDREKLMEIQVRLLLSSRAEMQKVIETARKAASAPAPVSVPVPMPVVVPVPVAKAAGPAAPLPPIIGGLNSFLGQVQGKAVATGTVPSFLTYQQQAGIKLSDVRGRSRSRSSSSDDSDRERERERDRDRQRERERGRKRRSDRLDKSQERELKVVAGGGALPSPWAQPPPNQLPAVGLGLNMGLNLNLPQLIPSLQSYTTSATTTNVTNNYNLEPSATSVQLLAALQQVASSSAAPAQPAKSESEPIAFASVNPYAQMYPQLFQQQQMLLQQQQTPAKVSPTMGGSPGGGSTPQVVADTCYIRMSGMCQNTSYSDIRKYFQGLYIPHNGIKIMMVNGSRTGVAYVEFSRVSSAQKAVQRNNTMFRDRLVQIVPVGDDEFELAEERASRQGQDGSRSHGNNGVEKGERGGGAAIPVPRTVTNVLYIEDLPQTTTEQDIIKMFSASYTVVDILLSPSPKNRRESVAFVLFAREAEADSALQDTSKHYIGFRQLRVKSSSEEDMQNAKEKQRRANEQLLKEEADQREELLKDQQRRQMQQQQENEQIQASRFAADPRRRQAEDQQQQQMNMGPNFNSNMSPSMMAPFVNGGNMPFHMPPLQQNGINNFPFNMNNNYNYNGNSNGNGPNYANDNGGAGVIQRPRQEDVFVRVHNCEYATRANDLGELFSLEQLRIEHIEQLFNERNQSSGEFIVEFSDPASCKLAIREFHNRRFRGRGLRVVAITPQEIADRMKKPFMDYLPGGNGPRKAETNNANDVAGGNKAIAQPSRRRGPSRFDKPQDQPSQQQDRPLSLEREDNSSTSSNAPVKQHFNPFARPDPPLSSSSLSPNNQSQVKPASPVPVPTSIIPDKFNRPGCVVAMRNVPFKAELKDIMRFFSDYKLSPDDIIRRFNDEGKPTGDTRVAFESPSEARSAYESRRKKQIFNRTVYLDII; encoded by the exons ATGAGTGTGATTATTCGGTTACAAAACTTGCCGTGGACGGCAAATGCGCGCGACATTCGAAACTTCTTCTCGGGCCTCTCGATTCCCGAGGGCGGTGTCCACATAATCGGCGGCGAGATGGGCGACGCTTTCATCGCTTTCAG CACCGACGAGGATGCCCGCTGCGCAATGCTGAAGGATCGCGAGAAACTGATGGAGATCCAGGTGCGCCTGCTGCTCTCCTCGCGGGCAGAGATGCAAAAGGTTATTGAGACTGCTCGGAAAGCGGCCTCCGCTCCAGCGCCAGTATCGGTTCCAGTTCCCATGCCCGTCGTGGTCCCCGTTCCGGTGGCCAAGGCGGCTGGTCCAGCTGCGCCACTGCCTCCGATTATTGGGGGCCTAAACAGCTTTTTGGGCCAAGTTCAAGGCAAGGCTGTGGCCACAGGGACGGTGCCCTCTTTTCTGACCTACCAACAGCAGGCGGGGATCAAGCTCTCTGATGTCAGAGGTCGCAGTCGCAGCAGATCCTCCAGTTCCGATGATAGCGATAgggagcgggagcgggagcgggaTCGCGATCGTCAACGGGAGCGGGAACGAGGTCGCAAACGTCGCTCCGACCGGTTGGATAAAAGCCAGGAAAGGGAGCTGAAAGTGGTTGCCGGCGGAGGTGCACTGCCATCTCCATGGGCGCAACCACCTCCGAATCAGTTGCCAGCCGTGGGGCTGGGTCTTAACATGGGCTTGAACCTGAATCTGCCACAGCTCATACCCTCTCTACAGAGCTACACCACTAGTGCGACCACCACCAATGTGACCAACAACTACAATCTCGAACCAAGTGCTACCAGTGTCCAGCTACTGGCCGCTTTGCAGCAGGTGGCCAGCAGCAGTGCGGCTCCAGCGCAGCCTGCGAAATCCGAGAGCGAGcccattgcctttgccagcgtAAATCCCTATGCCCAGATGTACCCGCAGCtcttccagcagcagcagatgctactccagcagcaacagacaCCGGCCAAAGTGTCGCCCACCATGGGCGGCTCTCCTGGCGGAGGCAGCACACCCCAGGTTGTGGCGGACACCTGCTACATTCGGATGAGTGGCATGTGCCAAAACACGTCGTACAGCGATATTCGCAAGTACTTCCAGGGCTTGTACATTCCGCACAATGGCATCAAGATCATGATGGTGAACGGCAGTCGCACCGGAGTGGCCTACGTGGAGTTCTCTCGGGTGTCCAGTGCCCAAAAGGCAGTGCAGCGGAATAACACAATGTTTCGGGATCGCCTGGTTCAGATAGTTCCCGTGGGCGACGATGAGTTCGAGCTGGCGGAGGAGCGTGCTAGTCGCCAGGGGCAGGACGGCAGCAGGAGTCACGGCAATAATGGTGTTGAGAAGGGTGAACGAGGCGGTGGAGCAGCTATTCCCGTGCCCAGAACCGTTACCAATGTCCTCTATATAGAGGATCTGCCGCAGACCACCACTGAGCAAGATATCATAAAAATGTTCTCCGCAAGCTACACCGTTGTGGACATCCTACTGAGCCCCAGTCCGAAAAATCGACGAGAGTCCGTCGCCTTTGTCCTTTTTGCCAGAGAAGCTGAAGCCGACTCCGCCCTGCAGGATACCAGCAAGCACTATATAGGGTTCCGCCAGCTGAGGGTGAAATCCAGCAGCGAGGAAGACATGCAGAatgccaaggaaaagcaaCGAAGAGCCAATGAGCAGCTGCTGAAGGAGGAAGCCGATCAGCGGGAAGAGCTCCTAAAAGATCAGCAAAGACGacagatgcagcagcagcaggagaatGAGCAGATCCAGGCCAGCAGATTCGCCGCGGATCCAAGGAGACGCCAGGCGGaggatcagcagcagcagcagatgaaCATGGGACCCAATTTTAATTCCAACATGAGTCCCAGCATGATGGCTCCCTTTGTCAACGGTGGCAACATGCCCTTCCACATGCCGCCGCTCCAGCAAAACGGTATCAATAACTTTCCCTTCAATATGAATAACAACTATAACTATAACGGGAATTCCAATGGGAACGGACCCAACTATGCAAATGATAATGGAGGCGCCGGTGTCATCCAGCGACCCCGCCAAGAGGATGTCTTCGTTCGTGTCCACAACTGCGAGTACGCCACGAGAGCCAATGATCTGGGTGAACTGTTTTCCCTCGAGCAGCTACGCATTGAGCATATCGAACAGCTTTTCAATGAACGCAACCAGAGCTCCGGCGAGTTTATTGTGGAGTTCAGTGATCCTGCCAGTTGCAAACTGGCCATCAGGGAGTTCCACAATAGACGCTTTCGAGGAAGGGGACTGAGAGTGGTGGCCATCACGCCCCAGGAAATCGCTGATAGGATGAAAAAGCCCTTTATGGATTATCTGCCGGGAGGAAATGGTCCCAGGAAAGCCGAAACTAACAATGCGAATGACGTCGCAGGTGGAAATAAAGCCATCGCGCAGCCATCTCGTCGTCGAGGACCCAGCCGCTTTGATAAGCCGCAGGATCAGCCATCGCAACAGCAGGATCGACCCCTATCCCTGGAAAGGGAGGACAACAGCAGCACTAGCTCAAACGCACCCGTAAAACAGCACTTCAACCCCTTCGCTCGACCAGATCCTCCTCTGAGCAGCAGTTCCCTCTCGCCCAACAATCAGAGTCAAGTCAAGCCAGCCTCTCCGGTGCCCGTTCCCACGTCCATAATCCCGGACAAGTTCAATCGGCCAGGATGCGTGGTGGCTATGCGTAATGTCCCTTTCAAGGCGGAGCTAAAGGACATCATGCGCTTCTTCAGCGACTACAAGCTTAGCCCGGATGACATCATAAGGCGTTTCAATGATGAAGGCAAGCCCACCGGTGACACTCGCGTCGCTTTCGAGTCCCCTTCGGAGGCGAGGTCTGCCTACGAATCGCGTCGCAAGAAGCAGATATTCAACCGCACTGTCTACCTGGATATCATCTAG
- the LOC6610345 gene encoding uncharacterized protein LOC6610345 isoform X2: protein MLKDREKLMEIQVRLLLSSRAEMQKVIETARKAASAPAPVSVPVPMPVVVPVPVAKAAGPAAPLPPIIGGLNSFLGQVQGKAVATGTVPSFLTYQQQAGIKLSDVRGRSRSRSSSSDDSDRERERERDRDRQRERERGRKRRSDRLDKSQERELKVVAGGGALPSPWAQPPPNQLPAVGLGLNMGLNLNLPQLIPSLQSYTTSATTTNVTNNYNLEPSATSVQLLAALQQVASSSAAPAQPAKSESEPIAFASVNPYAQMYPQLFQQQQMLLQQQQTPAKVSPTMGGSPGGGSTPQVVADTCYIRMSGMCQNTSYSDIRKYFQGLYIPHNGIKIMMVNGSRTGVAYVEFSRVSSAQKAVQRNNTMFRDRLVQIVPVGDDEFELAEERASRQGQDGSRSHGNNGVEKGERGGGAAIPVPRTVTNVLYIEDLPQTTTEQDIIKMFSASYTVVDILLSPSPKNRRESVAFVLFAREAEADSALQDTSKHYIGFRQLRVKSSSEEDMQNAKEKQRRANEQLLKEEADQREELLKDQQRRQMQQQQENEQIQASRFAADPRRRQAEDQQQQQMNMGPNFNSNMSPSMMAPFVNGGNMPFHMPPLQQNGINNFPFNMNNNYNYNGNSNGNGPNYANDNGGAGVIQRPRQEDVFVRVHNCEYATRANDLGELFSLEQLRIEHIEQLFNERNQSSGEFIVEFSDPASCKLAIREFHNRRFRGRGLRVVAITPQEIADRMKKPFMDYLPGGNGPRKAETNNANDVAGGNKAIAQPSRRRGPSRFDKPQDQPSQQQDRPLSLEREDNSSTSSNAPVKQHFNPFARPDPPLSSSSLSPNNQSQVKPASPVPVPTSIIPDKFNRPGCVVAMRNVPFKAELKDIMRFFSDYKLSPDDIIRRFNDEGKPTGDTRVAFESPSEARSAYESRRKKQIFNRTVYLDII from the coding sequence ATGCTGAAGGATCGCGAGAAACTGATGGAGATCCAGGTGCGCCTGCTGCTCTCCTCGCGGGCAGAGATGCAAAAGGTTATTGAGACTGCTCGGAAAGCGGCCTCCGCTCCAGCGCCAGTATCGGTTCCAGTTCCCATGCCCGTCGTGGTCCCCGTTCCGGTGGCCAAGGCGGCTGGTCCAGCTGCGCCACTGCCTCCGATTATTGGGGGCCTAAACAGCTTTTTGGGCCAAGTTCAAGGCAAGGCTGTGGCCACAGGGACGGTGCCCTCTTTTCTGACCTACCAACAGCAGGCGGGGATCAAGCTCTCTGATGTCAGAGGTCGCAGTCGCAGCAGATCCTCCAGTTCCGATGATAGCGATAgggagcgggagcgggagcgggaTCGCGATCGTCAACGGGAGCGGGAACGAGGTCGCAAACGTCGCTCCGACCGGTTGGATAAAAGCCAGGAAAGGGAGCTGAAAGTGGTTGCCGGCGGAGGTGCACTGCCATCTCCATGGGCGCAACCACCTCCGAATCAGTTGCCAGCCGTGGGGCTGGGTCTTAACATGGGCTTGAACCTGAATCTGCCACAGCTCATACCCTCTCTACAGAGCTACACCACTAGTGCGACCACCACCAATGTGACCAACAACTACAATCTCGAACCAAGTGCTACCAGTGTCCAGCTACTGGCCGCTTTGCAGCAGGTGGCCAGCAGCAGTGCGGCTCCAGCGCAGCCTGCGAAATCCGAGAGCGAGcccattgcctttgccagcgtAAATCCCTATGCCCAGATGTACCCGCAGCtcttccagcagcagcagatgctactccagcagcaacagacaCCGGCCAAAGTGTCGCCCACCATGGGCGGCTCTCCTGGCGGAGGCAGCACACCCCAGGTTGTGGCGGACACCTGCTACATTCGGATGAGTGGCATGTGCCAAAACACGTCGTACAGCGATATTCGCAAGTACTTCCAGGGCTTGTACATTCCGCACAATGGCATCAAGATCATGATGGTGAACGGCAGTCGCACCGGAGTGGCCTACGTGGAGTTCTCTCGGGTGTCCAGTGCCCAAAAGGCAGTGCAGCGGAATAACACAATGTTTCGGGATCGCCTGGTTCAGATAGTTCCCGTGGGCGACGATGAGTTCGAGCTGGCGGAGGAGCGTGCTAGTCGCCAGGGGCAGGACGGCAGCAGGAGTCACGGCAATAATGGTGTTGAGAAGGGTGAACGAGGCGGTGGAGCAGCTATTCCCGTGCCCAGAACCGTTACCAATGTCCTCTATATAGAGGATCTGCCGCAGACCACCACTGAGCAAGATATCATAAAAATGTTCTCCGCAAGCTACACCGTTGTGGACATCCTACTGAGCCCCAGTCCGAAAAATCGACGAGAGTCCGTCGCCTTTGTCCTTTTTGCCAGAGAAGCTGAAGCCGACTCCGCCCTGCAGGATACCAGCAAGCACTATATAGGGTTCCGCCAGCTGAGGGTGAAATCCAGCAGCGAGGAAGACATGCAGAatgccaaggaaaagcaaCGAAGAGCCAATGAGCAGCTGCTGAAGGAGGAAGCCGATCAGCGGGAAGAGCTCCTAAAAGATCAGCAAAGACGacagatgcagcagcagcaggagaatGAGCAGATCCAGGCCAGCAGATTCGCCGCGGATCCAAGGAGACGCCAGGCGGaggatcagcagcagcagcagatgaaCATGGGACCCAATTTTAATTCCAACATGAGTCCCAGCATGATGGCTCCCTTTGTCAACGGTGGCAACATGCCCTTCCACATGCCGCCGCTCCAGCAAAACGGTATCAATAACTTTCCCTTCAATATGAATAACAACTATAACTATAACGGGAATTCCAATGGGAACGGACCCAACTATGCAAATGATAATGGAGGCGCCGGTGTCATCCAGCGACCCCGCCAAGAGGATGTCTTCGTTCGTGTCCACAACTGCGAGTACGCCACGAGAGCCAATGATCTGGGTGAACTGTTTTCCCTCGAGCAGCTACGCATTGAGCATATCGAACAGCTTTTCAATGAACGCAACCAGAGCTCCGGCGAGTTTATTGTGGAGTTCAGTGATCCTGCCAGTTGCAAACTGGCCATCAGGGAGTTCCACAATAGACGCTTTCGAGGAAGGGGACTGAGAGTGGTGGCCATCACGCCCCAGGAAATCGCTGATAGGATGAAAAAGCCCTTTATGGATTATCTGCCGGGAGGAAATGGTCCCAGGAAAGCCGAAACTAACAATGCGAATGACGTCGCAGGTGGAAATAAAGCCATCGCGCAGCCATCTCGTCGTCGAGGACCCAGCCGCTTTGATAAGCCGCAGGATCAGCCATCGCAACAGCAGGATCGACCCCTATCCCTGGAAAGGGAGGACAACAGCAGCACTAGCTCAAACGCACCCGTAAAACAGCACTTCAACCCCTTCGCTCGACCAGATCCTCCTCTGAGCAGCAGTTCCCTCTCGCCCAACAATCAGAGTCAAGTCAAGCCAGCCTCTCCGGTGCCCGTTCCCACGTCCATAATCCCGGACAAGTTCAATCGGCCAGGATGCGTGGTGGCTATGCGTAATGTCCCTTTCAAGGCGGAGCTAAAGGACATCATGCGCTTCTTCAGCGACTACAAGCTTAGCCCGGATGACATCATAAGGCGTTTCAATGATGAAGGCAAGCCCACCGGTGACACTCGCGTCGCTTTCGAGTCCCCTTCGGAGGCGAGGTCTGCCTACGAATCGCGTCGCAAGAAGCAGATATTCAACCGCACTGTCTACCTGGATATCATCTAG
- the LOC6610346 gene encoding B-cell CLL/lymphoma 9 protein, giving the protein MRSSTIARFHTMAALGLLLLVGVHGATIISIKYPEKSAVEPQPAKRDLSLSYAATNIDSKEGTRVKTITVIKNVGGISAPEEAATLGSSITSSHNHKQQPKLIIDPSLHKSEEWASAFRDNFDSYGALPDVPDIDDLFEFVNRKKPEGEKKQEEVPSQKEERVPKELQKPAEETTTKKAGASEQSEGGIVPGGNIDSDEAVVEKIKGDAELLPHIKQANILRLQAAHAQARSGIRTKESLIAVNYSTPMHQVSQYFDNYVQAVSNGYDYPKPCGVQPGNSIQVTTPSGRTYDIPQSNSSGTGGGNHPYLAPELTKRTQIPPITVQPPVQQQQPQPPNYSSVNSIVPPIVQPQPQGNANLPQQPQQPPVVSPPNGGILPPLGTGGISTSQRPYVAPRLRNNGLGISRAPSTPGPIQIPGQPGLVGNNPQQTPNFRTSNFGGGANRPNTLRSRGLKY; this is encoded by the exons ATGAGAAGCTCGACA ATTGCCCGCTTTCACACAATGGCCGCGTTGGGCCTACTGCTGCTGGTGGGCGTGCACGGAGCCACGATAATCAGCATCAAGTACCCGGAGAAGTCCGCCGTGGAGCCGCAGCCGGCCAAGAGGGATCTCAGCCTGAGCTACGCAGCCACCAACATCGACTCCAAGGAAGGGACCCGCGTGAAGACCATCACGGTGATCAAGAATGTGGGAGGCATTTCGGCGCCCGAAGAAGCTGCGACCCTGGGATCCTCCATCACCAGCAGCCACAACCACAAGCAGCAGCCGAAACTGATCATTGATCCCAGTTTGCACAAGAGCGAGGAGTGGGCAAGTGCTTTCCGAGACAACTTTGACTCCTACGGAGCACTGCCCGATGTGCCCGACATAGATGACCTATTCGAGTTTGTCAATCGCAAGAAGCCCGAGGGTGAGAAGAAACAGGAGGAGGTGCCCAGCCAGAAGGAGGAAAGAGTGCCGAAGGAGTTGCAAAAGCCGGCGGAGGAGACCACCACCAAGAAAGCCGGAGCCAGTGAGCAAAGCGAGGGCGGGATCGTACCCGGTGGCAACATCGATAGCGACGAGGCCGTGGTCGAGAAGATAAAGGGCGATGCCGAACTGCTGCCGCACATTAAGCAGGCCAACATCCTGCGCCTCCAGGCCGCCCACGCCCAAGCCCGCTCGGGTATACGAACCAAGGAGTCGCTGATCGCCGTCAACTACTCCACGCCCATGCATCAGGTGAGCCAGTACTTCGACAACTATGTCCAGGCGGTGTCAAATGGGTACGACTATCCAAAGCCCTGTGGCGTGCAGCCTGGCAACAGTATCCAAGTGACCACGCCCTCGGGCCGCACCTACGACATCCCGCAGAGCAACAGCAGTGGCACTGGTGGTGGCAACCACCCGTACTTGGCTCCGGAGCTCACAAAGAGGACGCAGATTCCGCCGATCACGGTGCAGCCTCcggtgcaacagcagcagcctcAGCCTCCCAATTACTCCTCCGTGAACTCGATTGTGCCGCCTATAGTGCAACCGCAGCCTCAGGGCAATGCAAATcttccacagcagccgcaACAGCCTCCGGTGGTGTCTCCTCCCAACGGAGGTATCCTGCCGCCTCTGGGAACGGGCGGTATCTCCACCAGCCAGCGTCCCTATGTGGCGCCCAGGCTGCGAAACAACGGCCTGGGCATCAGCAGGGCGCCCAGCACTCCGGGCCCGATTCAGATTCCCGGGCAACCTGGCCTCGTGGGTAACAATCCACAGCAGACCCCGAACTTCCGCACGAGCAATTTTGGCGGTGGCGCAAATCGTCCCAACACGCTGCGATCGCGTGGTCTAAAGTATTGA
- the LOC6610347 gene encoding transmembrane protein 184B isoform X1, with protein MSTTAASLIEAALNASSGNATATTAGSLEATGKPNYVVQVKNTPMSTPLDPLLHVGDGIFLQTKTAQVLAGVCVWAALFITCQQIYQHLRWYTNPQEQRWIVRILFIVPIYATYSWISLLFFNSDNVYIYFFTVRDCYEAFVIYNFLSLCYEYLGGEGNIMSEIRGKPIKTSCLYGTCCLKGKTYTIGFLRFCKQATLQFCLVKPLVAFIIIFLQAFGHYHDGDWSADGGYIYITIIYNISVSLALYGLYLFYFATRDLLTPFEPVLKFCTIKSVIFLSFWQGVGLAILEKANVISPIVDSAGTVTVEPGTVSAGYQNFFICIEMLFAAIALRYAFPYQVYARSCISDGHGRSVTMQSISSSLKETMNPKDIMTDAIHNFHPQYQQYTQYSSGGKNSRGIRVSSYDPDDPSSGTAAGGMQASQPTSGGYDAVATGPGSGGNGGSNCMASKTLGNQRKFQPGGQRVATISQNYNEKTMLLSSDDEYQ; from the exons ATGAGCACAACCGCCGCCAGTCTCATCGAGGCGGCTCTAAATGCCAGTAGTGGAAACGCCACGGCTACGACTGCGGGATCGCTTGAGGCTACAGGGAAGCCCAACTACGTGGTGCAGGTAAAGAACACTCCGATGAGCACGCCGCTGGACCCGCTGCTCCACGTGGGCGATGGCATCTTCCTGCAGACAAAGACCGCCCAGGTCCTAGCTGGGGTGTGCGTCTGGGCCGCCCTCTTCATCACCTGTCAACAG ATCTACCAGCACCTGCGCTGGTACACGAATCCGCAGGAGCAGCGCTGGATCGTGCGCATTCTGTTCATTGTGCCCATCTATGCCACCTACTCCTGGATCAGTCTGCTCTTCTTCAACTCGGACAACGTATACATCTACTTCTTTACGGTGCGCGACTGCTACGAAG CCTTTGTCATCTACAACTTCTTGTCGCTGTGCTATGAGTACCTGGGCGGCGAGGGCAACATAATGTCGGAGATTCGCGGCAAGCCCATCAAGACCTCGTGCCTGTATGGCACCTGCTGTCTGAAGGGCAAGACCTACACGATTGGCTTCCTGCGCTTCTGCAAGCAGGCCACTCTGCAGTTCTGCCTGGTCAAGCCGCTGGTGGccttcatcatcatctttcTGCAGGCATTTGGCCACTACCACGATGGCGATTGGAG TGCTGATGGCGGTTACATTTACATCACGATTATCTACAACATCTCCGTGTCGCTGGCGTTGTATGGCCTCTATTTGTTCTACTTCGCCACGCGTGACCTGCTGACTCCGTTCGAGCCCGTGCTGAAGTTCTGCACCATCAAGTCGGTCATCTTCTTGTCCTTCTGGCAGGGCGTGGGTCTGGCCATCCTGGAGAAGGCCAATGTTATCTCGCCCATTGTGGACAGTGCAGGCACTGTCACCGTGGAACCCGGTACCGTCTCCGCCGGATACCAGAACTTCTTCATCTGCATCGAAATGCTGTTCGCCGCCATCGCGCTGCGCTATGCATTCCCCTATCAG GTCTACGCACGCAGCTGCATCAGCGATGGCCACGGACGGTCTGTCACCATGCAGTCCATTTCCAGCAGTCTTAAG GAAACGATGAATCCCAAGGATATTATGACAGATGCTATACACAACTTCCATCCGCAGTACCAGCAGTACACGCAGTACAGCTCAG GTGGCAAGAACTCCCGCGGCATTCGCGTCTCCAGCTACGATCCCGACGATCCCAGTTCGGGAACAGCAGCGGGAGGCATGCAGGCGTCGCAGCCCACCAGCGGGGGATACGATGCGGTGGCCACTGGACCAGGATCTGGCGGCAACGGCGGCAGCAACTGCATGGCCTCAAAGACGCTGGGCAACCAGAGGAAGTTCCAGCCCGGAGGCCAGCGGGTGGCGACCATCAGCCAGAACTACAACGAGAAGACCATGCTGCTGAGCAGCGACGACGAGTACCAGTAG